The window CCGGTTATTGCACCAACTGCGCCGGAGCCGACAATCGTAGCGAGCTGGTGTCAGTCGGGTTAAGTTACCGTTTTTAAAGCCAAAATTCCGAAACCGTGGACCCTGTGGAAAATACTGGTACCATTAAGGGAAAACCCCAATCTGCCGATAACACTAAACAAATATTAAAAAAGAGTGTACAGGATGCATTTTCCCCGGGCCGGTAGCTTCCTGCCGATACTGTTTGTTTTGTTGCTGCTGTCACTGGAAGACACTCCTGTTTGGGCCGGGGAAGGCCTGTTCGAAGAGATGCCGGTGGTACTCTCCGCCACCCGCCTGCGCCAGTCGGTGCGCGATGCCCCCATTTCCATGACCGTCATCGATCGCCAGATGATCGAGGCCTCCGGTTTTACCGAAATTCCCGACCTCATGCGCCTGGTGCCCGGCTTCGTCGTTGATTACGATAGCGGCCATCTGCCGGTGACCGGCTATCACATGTTGCACGATCGCTATGTGCGTCATCAGCAGGTACTGATCGATGGGCGTTCGGTCTATACCCCGATTCTCGGCGGTGTGCCCTGGGTCGATCTGCCAATTACCCTGGATGATATCGAACGCATCGAGGTGGTCCGCGGTCCCAACGCGGCCAGTTACGGTTCCAATTCCTTTATGGGGGTGATCAATATTATTACCCGCGATTCGGCGCTGGATCGCGGCACCAGTGTCAAAACCAACATTGGCGATAATGGCCTGCGCGAGGGATTTTTGCGTTATGGCAACAATCTGGGGGATATGGATTATGTGTTTTCATTCGGTTATCGGGAAGATCACGGCTTCAAGAAGCGTCACGACAGTAAAGAAGTGAAAATGGTGACTTTCCGGGGCGATTACCAGGTCAATAACCGGGATTCATTAATATTTCAGATGGGTTATAACGGCGGAACACGCCAGGAAGATAATTCGATAAGACCGGATGAATATCCGGATTACGAGCGTCAGGTCAATTCCCAATATCAGCAAGTCCGCTGGATCAGAGCCCTGCCGGATTACGGGGAGTTGCGACTGCAGTACTATCGCACCGCCATCAATGAGGAAAAGGATTACATCACCAACGATCAGAACTATGACACCGAACGCCATGACCTTGAGTTACAGCATACCTTTAATGTCGGCGAGAAAGTCAGAGTGGCCTGGGGTGGCAGTTATCGTCGGGACCGGTCCGAGAGCGATTACTTTGTCATCGAACAGGCGCCGGAATATATCAATATCGGGCGCGTGTTTGCCAATATGGAATATCGTCACTCACGCAATCTGGTCATTAACGGCGGATTGATGATTGAAGATAACGATCTGGCCGGCGTGGATTACCTGCCCCGGCTGGGTATCAATTATCACCTTTCTCCACGCGATACGGTACGGGCCAGCGTCTCGCGTGCCACGCGCGAGCCGGTGCTGACCGAGGAGTATCCCTATCTTGATGACATATTACCCGGTGGCTTTTACTGGGAAAACGATGTCGAGCCGGAATACATTACCGCTTATGAGCTCGGTTATCTGACAGAAACCAGAGACGGGGCAATCAATGCTGATTTAAAGCTGTTCTATGAGGATGTCACTGATCTGATTCTATACGATGATAGCGCCCCGGACGGTACCTATTGGTTTAACAACTTTGACGATGTTGCTATAAAAGGACTTGAAGCTCAGATTACGCTGCGGCCATCAGACCGCGCCCGGGTTCATATTGCTTTTTCCCGAACAAGTATTGATTCCACGAATGTTGCCAAGGCGAGTGCCTATGACCGCGCGGCGCCGCGTAATTCCCTGAGTATTCTGGGAATGTGGCAATTCAAAAACAACTATTCCGGAAGCCTCGGGTTTTACAAAAAAGACGGGCACAAGAATCTCGCGGTCGAAAATGATACGTATAAACCCTACAAACGGGTAGATATGCGGCTGGCGAAAAAATTCGGGGCCCGTTCCCGTCAGCAGGAACTGGCAGTGGTAGTCCAAAATGTGTTTGACGAGGTGCAGGAAAGCCGGCTGCATAACTTTCCCGAGCGACGTTTTTATGTTTCTTATAAACTGGATTTTGAATAATTCAGTTCGCTTTTGAGGGCAGCAGGATGCTTCTTGCGTTGTGATAAGCCAGCTGTTTCGCAACATCCGGCGGCAATTGTTCAAGCCAGCTGCGAATCGTTCGGGTTGTATCGCCGTATTTGTGCCATTGTTCGCTGCTGAAAGTATCCACCCCGACCAGAAACCTGTCCGGAAAACGAATCAATAATTCGTACCACGCTTCATCCAGCTTGCCATCCGGGGCAATTCGCTCATTGCGTACCGATAGATCGATATACAGATTCGGATAACGGTTCAGATAATCCGCCAGCAGATCCGGATAGGGATAGGCGCCGGCATGGGCCCAGATAACACTGACCCCGGTCCCAATCTCATAAATGGTATCGATGACGGCCGGGTCGGTGTGCATCAGCAGCGGTAATCCTTGCTGCATGGCCAGTTGCACCAGTTGGCGTAAAACCGGGCTATGGCGATTTTCAGCAAAGATATGCAGTTCGCCAATCCCGCGCCAATTGCCGGATTCCAGCTGGCTGGCAACCCGGGCCGGCACGCTCGTGTCCCGATGCCAGTTCTGTTTGTCGGCGAACTGTTCATAGACCCCGAGAAACGGGATGATCCGATCCGGCGCTCGCTCGTACAGCGTTTGCACCAGTTGAGGAGGGCGGCTGGTGACCAGGGCACGGCTGATATGGTTACGCTGCAGTATCCGGATAATCGCCTGCGGGGTGAATTCTTGCGCATGGTTTTCGTTATAGTGCAGATGCGCGTCGAACAGGGGTAACTCCGCATTGACGACGGACGTGAACGGGAAAACAAGCAGCAATAGCGCGGTACGGAGCATGGCTGAAAGAATAGCATCCCCGGCGGTCCGAAAATGCAAAAGGGTCTTCCCAAGGAAGACCCTTTTGCATTTTATGGCGCGCCCGACAGGATTATTCGCCGCACAGCGGCTCACCCCTTCGGGGCCGCCGTTGCTGACGCGCCGGCGTTCTGCGCAACCTCCGGTTGCTTGTCGAACCTGTTTCACAGGTTCTCATCCTGTGGGCGAAAAGCAAAAAGCCCATACTACATAGTATGGGCTTTTATTTATTTGGCGCGCCCGACAGGATTATTCGCCGCACAGCGGCTCACCCCTTCGGGGCCGCCGTTGCTGACGCGCCGGCGTTCTGCGCAACCTCCGGTTGCTTGTCGAACCTGTTTCACAGGTTCTCATCCTGTGGGCGTAAAGCAAAAAGCCCATACTATGTAGTATGGGCTTTTATTTATTTGGCGCGCCCGACAGGATTCGAACCTGTGACCTTCGGTGTCGGAGACCGATACTCTATCCAGCTGAGCTACGGGCGCGTTATCTGTATAACCCAGTGAAACTCTTGGTTTTTTGGGTAAGGACAGCGCGT of the Thiohalophilus sp. genome contains:
- a CDS encoding TonB-dependent receptor plug domain-containing protein; the encoded protein is MHFPRAGSFLPILFVLLLLSLEDTPVWAGEGLFEEMPVVLSATRLRQSVRDAPISMTVIDRQMIEASGFTEIPDLMRLVPGFVVDYDSGHLPVTGYHMLHDRYVRHQQVLIDGRSVYTPILGGVPWVDLPITLDDIERIEVVRGPNAASYGSNSFMGVINIITRDSALDRGTSVKTNIGDNGLREGFLRYGNNLGDMDYVFSFGYREDHGFKKRHDSKEVKMVTFRGDYQVNNRDSLIFQMGYNGGTRQEDNSIRPDEYPDYERQVNSQYQQVRWIRALPDYGELRLQYYRTAINEEKDYITNDQNYDTERHDLELQHTFNVGEKVRVAWGGSYRRDRSESDYFVIEQAPEYINIGRVFANMEYRHSRNLVINGGLMIEDNDLAGVDYLPRLGINYHLSPRDTVRASVSRATREPVLTEEYPYLDDILPGGFYWENDVEPEYITAYELGYLTETRDGAINADLKLFYEDVTDLILYDDSAPDGTYWFNNFDDVAIKGLEAQITLRPSDRARVHIAFSRTSIDSTNVAKASAYDRAAPRNSLSILGMWQFKNNYSGSLGFYKKDGHKNLAVENDTYKPYKRVDMRLAKKFGARSRQQELAVVVQNVFDEVQESRLHNFPERRFYVSYKLDFE
- a CDS encoding amidohydrolase family protein, translating into MHFRTAGDAILSAMLRTALLLLVFPFTSVVNAELPLFDAHLHYNENHAQEFTPQAIIRILQRNHISRALVTSRPPQLVQTLYERAPDRIIPFLGVYEQFADKQNWHRDTSVPARVASQLESGNWRGIGELHIFAENRHSPVLRQLVQLAMQQGLPLLMHTDPAVIDTIYEIGTGVSVIWAHAGAYPYPDLLADYLNRYPNLYIDLSVRNERIAPDGKLDEAWYELLIRFPDRFLVGVDTFSSEQWHKYGDTTRTIRSWLEQLPPDVAKQLAYHNARSILLPSKAN